From the genome of Callithrix jacchus isolate 240 chromosome 7, calJac240_pri, whole genome shotgun sequence, one region includes:
- the LOC144577183 gene encoding uncharacterized protein LOC144577183, with translation MTLNSTSRSTEEGRGVCTEGGEDAGDKVTNAAADREQLPSSPARLGVGEPPPRSWAGWEGEAEGALHCLPAVKNVGGTIHQALSRGLGPLIPRVCKCRSYRLVPLSTLTPTTRSPFSGSKPILGRCHSALGRGARACRSRDARGGGRRAPPSRPWLIPLLQRRFPGPVLFKTENIQPQSLPWGGEGKEVEWEEVDPGRKKREIRPRETAPRGRGARRFCHLAFAGAGAGPRPGPARRGESPAAAAPPHALPRRPRARGRPGQVAAVPGSGRPGAAASERGGGGGGGGGQRGIVLLRGPTRAGRAGRAVLEPASPVRIHSSRFLWISLGADTRAFTTHSDFSRTQE, from the exons ATGACCCTCAACAGCACCAGCAGGAGCactgaggaggggaggggagtgtgtACGGAAGGGGGCGAGGATGCGGGTGACAAGGTGACAAATGCTGCCGCCGACCGCGAGCAACTCCCCTCCAGCCCCGCGAGGCTTGGAGTCGGGGAGCCACCTCCCCGGAGCTGGGCGGGATGGGaaggggaggccgagggggcg CTTCATTGCCTTCCCGCTGTTAAAAACGTGGGGGGCACGATTCACCAAGCTCTGTCCCGCGGTCTAGGACCTTTGATCCCTCGAGTCTGCAAATGTCGCTCTTATAGGCTTGTCCCCCTCTCCACCCTGACGCCGACCACCAGGTCTCCCTTCAGCGGGAGCAAGCCCATCCTTGGCCGCTGCCACTCAGCGCTCGGGA GAGGGGCGAGGGCTTGTAGGTCCCGCGACGCACGGGGAGGGGGCAGGCGGGCACCCCCCTCCAGGCCCTGGCTAATCCCCCTTCTCCAGCGTCGGTTCCCCGGGCCGGTGTTATTCAAGACAGAAAATATTCAGCCCCAGAGCCTcccctggggaggggaggggaaggaggtggaGTGGGAGGAGGTGGATCCAGGGAGGAAGAAGCGAGAAATCCGCCCCCGGGAAACAGCTCCGCGCGGTCGCGGAGCGAGGCGCTTCTGTCACTTGGCGTTCGCGGGCGCCGGAGCGGggccccggcccggcccggccagGCGAGGGGAGAGTCCGGCGGCCGCCGCCCCGCCCCACGCCCTCCCGCGGCGGCCGAGAGCCCGGGGCCGGCCGGGGCAGGTCGCGGCGGTGCCTGGGAGCGGCCGGCCGGGGGCGGCGGCCTCggagcgcggcggcggcggcggcggcggcggcgggcagCGCGGGATCGTCCTCCTGCGGGGTCCGACTCGCGCTGGGCGGGCGGGGCGCGCTGTCCTGGAGCCGGCCAGCCCCGTGCGGATCCACTCGTCCCGCTTCCTCTG GATCTCTTTGGGAGCTGACACTCGAGCCTTCACGACCCATTCGGACTTTTCCAGGACTCAGGAGTAG